In Ascaphus truei isolate aAscTru1 chromosome 5, aAscTru1.hap1, whole genome shotgun sequence, one genomic interval encodes:
- the ASB13 gene encoding ankyrin repeat and SOCS box protein 13 isoform X3, translating into MRARSHRAGNWADRTPIHDAARHGYVLQLQQLIDSGVCVNLFRVDSITPLHEAALHGHTKCVKLLLAAGAQVEARNIDGSTPLCDAASAGSLECVQLLLDHGANVNPQLFTASPLHEACMSGKPECVKLLIDVGANLEAHDCHFGTPLHVACAMEHLDCAKALLNAGANVNAAKLHETAMHHAAKVKNKNLIEMLVEFGGNVYARDNQNKRPSDYTWSNSPSAKCFEYYERMPRTLSQLCRLKMRKALGQRGLEKVAKLNIPPRLKDYLSYN; encoded by the exons ATGCGCGCGAGGTCACATCGAGCGG gaaacTGGGCGGACAGGACACCGATTCATGATGCAGCAAGACATGGCTACGTACTGCAGCTTCAGCAGCTGATTGACAGTGGCGTCTGCGTGAACCTATTTAGAGTGGACTCCATAACACCTTTGCATGAAGCTGCTCTGCATGGCCACACTAAGTGTGTGAAACTGCTGCTTGCTGCAGGTGCCCAG GTGGAAGCCAGGAATATAGATGGGAGTACACCGCTCTGTGACGCCGCTTCTGCAGGGAGTCTGGAGTGTGTGCAGCTTCTCTTAGATCATGGGGCCAATGTGAACCCTCAACTGTTTACTGCTTCCCCTCTCCATGAAGCGTGCATGAGCG GTAAACCTGAATGTGTGAAGCTCTTGATCGATGTGGGTGCAAATCTAGAAGCTCATGACTGCCATTTTGGAACACCGTTGCATGTAGCCTGTGCCATGGAGCATTTGGACTGTGCCAAAGCCTTACTCAACGCTG GAGCCAATGTAAACGCGGCAAAGCTCCATGAAACCGCCATGCACCATGCAGCAAAGGTGAAGAATAAGAATCTGATCGAGATGCTGGTTGAATTTGGAGGAAACGTGTATGCCAGGGACAACCAGAATAAAAGGCCTTCAGACTATACCTGGTCAAACAGTCCCTCTGCCAAATGTTTTGAGTATTATGAAA GGATGCCCAGGACCCTGTCCCAGCTCTGTAGGCTAAAGATGAGGAAAGCTCTTGGCCAAAGAGGACTAGAGAAGGTTGCCAAGTTAAATATCCCTCCAAGACTTAAGGACTACCTCTCATACAACTAA
- the ASB13 gene encoding ankyrin repeat and SOCS box protein 13 isoform X2: protein METGGAAPGSAPAALRGLDIGNWADRTPIHDAARHGYVLQLQQLIDSGVCVNLFRVDSITPLHEAALHGHTKCVKLLLAAGAQVEARNIDGSTPLCDAASAGSLECVQLLLDHGANVNPQLFTASPLHEACMSGKPECVKLLIDVGANLEAHDCHFGTPLHVACAMEHLDCAKALLNAGANVNAAKLHETAMHHAAKVKNKNLIEMLVEFGGNVYARDNQNKRPSDYTWSNSPSAKCFEYYERMPRTLSQLCRLKMRKALGQRGLEKVAKLNIPPRLKDYLSYN, encoded by the exons ATGGAGACCGGCGGCGCAGCGCCCGGCTCCGCCCCCGCGGCCCTGAGGGGCCTGGACATCG gaaacTGGGCGGACAGGACACCGATTCATGATGCAGCAAGACATGGCTACGTACTGCAGCTTCAGCAGCTGATTGACAGTGGCGTCTGCGTGAACCTATTTAGAGTGGACTCCATAACACCTTTGCATGAAGCTGCTCTGCATGGCCACACTAAGTGTGTGAAACTGCTGCTTGCTGCAGGTGCCCAG GTGGAAGCCAGGAATATAGATGGGAGTACACCGCTCTGTGACGCCGCTTCTGCAGGGAGTCTGGAGTGTGTGCAGCTTCTCTTAGATCATGGGGCCAATGTGAACCCTCAACTGTTTACTGCTTCCCCTCTCCATGAAGCGTGCATGAGCG GTAAACCTGAATGTGTGAAGCTCTTGATCGATGTGGGTGCAAATCTAGAAGCTCATGACTGCCATTTTGGAACACCGTTGCATGTAGCCTGTGCCATGGAGCATTTGGACTGTGCCAAAGCCTTACTCAACGCTG GAGCCAATGTAAACGCGGCAAAGCTCCATGAAACCGCCATGCACCATGCAGCAAAGGTGAAGAATAAGAATCTGATCGAGATGCTGGTTGAATTTGGAGGAAACGTGTATGCCAGGGACAACCAGAATAAAAGGCCTTCAGACTATACCTGGTCAAACAGTCCCTCTGCCAAATGTTTTGAGTATTATGAAA GGATGCCCAGGACCCTGTCCCAGCTCTGTAGGCTAAAGATGAGGAAAGCTCTTGGCCAAAGAGGACTAGAGAAGGTTGCCAAGTTAAATATCCCTCCAAGACTTAAGGACTACCTCTCATACAACTAA
- the ASB13 gene encoding ankyrin repeat and SOCS box protein 13 isoform X1, whose protein sequence is MWGQSLQENSLPLPLIDCSLRQEDIFQQEHFIQCTGRCCSIHRTLIGASPSGCTLDLHSRPRAPEAVHALPLIPGGVKGNWADRTPIHDAARHGYVLQLQQLIDSGVCVNLFRVDSITPLHEAALHGHTKCVKLLLAAGAQVEARNIDGSTPLCDAASAGSLECVQLLLDHGANVNPQLFTASPLHEACMSGKPECVKLLIDVGANLEAHDCHFGTPLHVACAMEHLDCAKALLNAGANVNAAKLHETAMHHAAKVKNKNLIEMLVEFGGNVYARDNQNKRPSDYTWSNSPSAKCFEYYERMPRTLSQLCRLKMRKALGQRGLEKVAKLNIPPRLKDYLSYN, encoded by the exons atgtggggacaatccctgcaggagaactcacttccactccccctgatagattgcagtctccgGCAAGAGGATATATTTcaacaggaacactttattcaGTGCACTGGCAGATGTTGCAGCATACACCGCACACTaattggggcttcaccctcaggatgtaccctggacctccactccaggccaagggcacccgaagcagtccatgctcttcccttaatccctggtggagtaaagg gaaacTGGGCGGACAGGACACCGATTCATGATGCAGCAAGACATGGCTACGTACTGCAGCTTCAGCAGCTGATTGACAGTGGCGTCTGCGTGAACCTATTTAGAGTGGACTCCATAACACCTTTGCATGAAGCTGCTCTGCATGGCCACACTAAGTGTGTGAAACTGCTGCTTGCTGCAGGTGCCCAG GTGGAAGCCAGGAATATAGATGGGAGTACACCGCTCTGTGACGCCGCTTCTGCAGGGAGTCTGGAGTGTGTGCAGCTTCTCTTAGATCATGGGGCCAATGTGAACCCTCAACTGTTTACTGCTTCCCCTCTCCATGAAGCGTGCATGAGCG GTAAACCTGAATGTGTGAAGCTCTTGATCGATGTGGGTGCAAATCTAGAAGCTCATGACTGCCATTTTGGAACACCGTTGCATGTAGCCTGTGCCATGGAGCATTTGGACTGTGCCAAAGCCTTACTCAACGCTG GAGCCAATGTAAACGCGGCAAAGCTCCATGAAACCGCCATGCACCATGCAGCAAAGGTGAAGAATAAGAATCTGATCGAGATGCTGGTTGAATTTGGAGGAAACGTGTATGCCAGGGACAACCAGAATAAAAGGCCTTCAGACTATACCTGGTCAAACAGTCCCTCTGCCAAATGTTTTGAGTATTATGAAA GGATGCCCAGGACCCTGTCCCAGCTCTGTAGGCTAAAGATGAGGAAAGCTCTTGGCCAAAGAGGACTAGAGAAGGTTGCCAAGTTAAATATCCCTCCAAGACTTAAGGACTACCTCTCATACAACTAA